A stretch of Spirosoma oryzicola DNA encodes these proteins:
- a CDS encoding ABC transporter ATP-binding protein: MKIYKRLMVYAKPYGKFIVPFFIFTIISVFFNVFQFALIIPLLNFLFDPINTGDATKYASMPAFRFDPTYFKDAFYHLIYNFKTTNPVYALYFLAGMIVVAVVMTNLFRFLAQRCLLSTRTLLVKRLREALFEKINHLHLGYFTKEHKGDLLSRLNGDVYAIEGVASSSIEVIFKEPYMFIGYFIALFTISTQLTFFTLIIIPISAVGIAAVTKKLKKEAQDVQSSMGRMLTLMDETLLGMRIIRSFNATSFVLKRFSIENDFYRRASLEGFKRRELAPAFSEASGVFVVACILVYGGSLVLNSESNLQASSFIAFIAIFSQVIRPAKAIVVALTNIQQGQAAGERILELLDKPIEILDKPNAQAMEPFRRDIIFENVSFQYGDKPVLKNIDLRIAKGKKIALVGPSGVGKSTIADLIPRFYEATQGSVKIDGIDVREYTMESLRAQMSFVTQEIILFNDTIFNNIALGKPDARLEDVIEAAKIANAHDFIMNTEDGYNTNIGDRGIRLSGGQRQRLSIARAVFKKPSILILDEATSALDIESEKSVQEALDNLMEGRTTLVIAHRLSTIKEADEILIMEGGEIIERGNHYDLISNKDSIYRRLNTMHEVLQ; encoded by the coding sequence ATGAAGATTTATAAACGGCTAATGGTGTATGCCAAGCCTTATGGAAAGTTCATTGTCCCCTTCTTTATCTTCACCATTATTAGTGTATTTTTCAACGTCTTTCAGTTTGCGTTGATCATACCTCTGCTCAATTTTTTGTTTGACCCCATCAACACAGGCGACGCCACAAAATATGCGTCGATGCCTGCGTTTCGGTTTGATCCTACTTACTTTAAAGACGCGTTTTACCACCTGATCTACAATTTCAAGACGACCAACCCGGTTTATGCCCTTTATTTTCTGGCGGGTATGATTGTAGTGGCGGTGGTGATGACCAATCTGTTCCGGTTTCTGGCGCAACGATGCCTGCTCAGCACCCGAACCTTGCTGGTGAAGCGCCTTCGGGAAGCACTGTTCGAAAAAATTAACCACCTGCATCTGGGTTACTTTACCAAAGAGCATAAAGGCGATCTACTGTCCCGGCTCAACGGCGACGTATACGCGATTGAAGGCGTAGCAAGCAGCTCCATCGAAGTTATCTTTAAAGAGCCGTACATGTTTATCGGTTACTTTATAGCGCTGTTTACCATTTCGACCCAGCTAACGTTTTTTACGCTGATCATCATTCCGATTTCTGCCGTTGGTATAGCCGCTGTAACCAAGAAACTTAAAAAAGAAGCGCAGGACGTGCAGTCGTCGATGGGGCGGATGCTCACGCTCATGGATGAGACGTTGCTCGGTATGCGCATCATCCGGTCGTTTAACGCGACGTCCTTTGTACTGAAACGGTTCAGTATCGAAAACGATTTTTACCGGAGAGCCAGTTTAGAAGGGTTTAAGCGCCGGGAACTGGCTCCAGCCTTTTCTGAAGCTTCCGGCGTATTTGTGGTAGCCTGTATTCTCGTCTACGGGGGAAGTCTGGTCCTGAACAGCGAAAGCAATTTACAGGCTAGTTCGTTTATTGCGTTTATCGCTATCTTTTCGCAGGTCATCCGTCCGGCCAAAGCCATCGTTGTTGCCCTGACCAATATTCAGCAGGGACAAGCCGCCGGTGAACGCATTCTTGAACTTCTCGACAAGCCAATCGAAATCCTGGATAAGCCCAATGCCCAGGCGATGGAACCCTTTCGTCGGGATATTATCTTTGAAAACGTTAGCTTCCAGTACGGCGACAAACCGGTTCTGAAAAACATTGATCTTCGCATTGCAAAAGGCAAGAAAATTGCACTGGTCGGTCCGTCAGGCGTCGGAAAATCGACCATTGCCGATCTGATCCCCCGGTTTTACGAAGCAACGCAGGGTAGCGTCAAAATCGATGGCATCGACGTACGCGAGTACACGATGGAATCGTTGCGGGCGCAGATGAGCTTTGTCACGCAGGAAATCATTCTGTTCAACGACACAATCTTCAACAACATCGCTCTCGGAAAACCGGATGCCCGTCTGGAAGACGTTATCGAAGCGGCCAAAATAGCCAATGCCCATGATTTCATCATGAATACGGAAGATGGCTATAATACCAATATCGGCGACCGGGGTATTCGACTGAGTGGCGGTCAGCGTCAACGGCTGAGCATTGCCCGTGCGGTATTCAAAAAGCCGTCGATTCTTATTCTCGACGAAGCAACGTCAGCCTTGGATATTGAATCTGAAAAATCCGTTCAGGAGGCACTGGACAACCTGATGGAAGGACGCACGACCCTGGTCATTGCTCACCGGCTCAGCACCATCAAAGAAGCTGATGAGATCCTGATTATGGAAGGGGGCGAGATTATCGAACGTGGTAATCACTACGACCTCATCAGCAACAAAGACAGCATTTACCGGCGGCTTAATACCATGCACGAAGTACTTCAATAA
- a CDS encoding glycosyltransferase family 4 protein, whose amino-acid sequence MKYVNTGLYYYCLNLGKAILQNKSQEHISLFIPEHVRSTLDPSLPYIAQHSLQKFFMPSLSKFDIWHSTYQSSQYLPRRNKKIKVLLTIHDLNFLHEDKTEQKKARCLAYLQQNIDRSDAIVCISEFSKKDVLTHCDTKGKPVHVIYNGTNGLPTPELEAKSYRPTDPFLFNIGVIARKKNQHRILPLLQSNPRLELVLAGRHEDKDYARFLRQHASDLNVEDRMHLVDEITEGEKSWYYHNCQAVVMPSLAEGFGLPVTEAMSVGKPVFLSRHTALPEIGKDMAFYFHDFENMHDDFAAGMRQYKNAGSQMKEAMKAYSATFNWEDSARKYIDVYRSLAE is encoded by the coding sequence ATGAAGTACGTTAACACAGGACTGTACTACTATTGCCTTAATCTGGGCAAAGCCATTCTGCAAAACAAAAGCCAAGAGCATATATCCTTATTTATCCCTGAGCATGTCCGCTCGACGCTTGATCCTTCGTTGCCCTACATTGCTCAGCATTCGCTACAGAAGTTCTTTATGCCTTCGCTGAGCAAGTTTGACATCTGGCACAGCACGTATCAGAGTTCGCAGTATCTGCCCCGCAGGAACAAGAAGATAAAGGTGCTGCTGACGATTCATGATCTCAACTTTCTGCACGAAGATAAGACCGAGCAGAAAAAAGCGCGCTGTCTGGCTTATCTCCAACAGAACATTGACCGGAGCGATGCGATAGTCTGCATATCTGAGTTCAGCAAAAAGGACGTACTAACGCACTGCGACACCAAAGGAAAACCAGTTCATGTGATCTATAATGGCACCAACGGTTTGCCTACGCCCGAACTGGAGGCCAAATCGTACCGGCCCACTGATCCTTTCCTGTTTAACATTGGGGTGATCGCCCGGAAAAAGAACCAGCACCGCATTCTGCCGCTGCTGCAATCCAACCCACGCCTGGAACTGGTACTGGCCGGTCGGCATGAGGATAAAGACTACGCCCGTTTTCTGCGACAACACGCGTCTGACCTAAACGTAGAAGACCGAATGCACTTGGTCGATGAGATCACGGAAGGCGAAAAATCGTGGTATTACCATAACTGTCAGGCGGTAGTAATGCCGTCGCTGGCCGAAGGTTTTGGCCTGCCCGTGACCGAAGCTATGTCGGTTGGTAAGCCGGTATTTCTTTCCCGGCATACGGCCCTGCCCGAAATAGGAAAAGACATGGCGTTTTACTTTCACGATTTCGAAAACATGCACGACGATTTCGCGGCTGGTATGCGGCAGTACAAGAATGCGGGCAGCCAGATGAAAGAAGCCATGAAGGCATACAGTGCAACGTTTAACTGGGAAGATTCGGCCCGGAAGTACATTGACGTATACCGCTCGTTGGCTGAATAA